In Phaseolus vulgaris cultivar G19833 chromosome 3, P. vulgaris v2.0, whole genome shotgun sequence, the sequence gaataaaaaatacatatattttaagaaaattaaattaaaaaatataaagaaataaaaaattattaataaaaaataaaagaaagaattatagtaaaaaaaattaaatggttTAATATGATTCAAATAATTGAGTTATAAACAATTGATGAAAGGGGAAAGTATATTGTTATTCAAAgaaaaaagataatttataaaaatagatttttGAAGTAAAATGGCTCTAACAATCTCCTCTTCCTTTTGGACCAAAGTCCTTTTAGTTTCTGCAAGTTCTCCCAAGAAAAGTCTTTGGAGGAGATTGTGGTTTTGAAGATTTTCTTGAAGACAAATGAGTCATAATTACACAAAAAAGGAAACAATCAATTAGTGAAAAAATAACAACTTTGTCCACTCCTCACATGTATCACTCGACTATTTAGTAAAAGAGGGAAGAATTGTAATGCACTCAAGAAAGATCGCACTCTAAAATCAAAGGTCTACACTTGGTAGCAACACCTCAAGTGAAAGATGAAAAAGCTCTTACACTTGCTCAGCAAAGATTCccacaacaaaacttaagaaaatttgaaatacaagCAAGAAAAGCTTAAAAGAAAGAAGGCTAAACCAAATTGGAAATAAGATAATGACAAAACTTTgagaagacaaacaagaaaagcacttaaaaaaaatactcaaagaaacttacttaaatttaattatgaaagCTTGAATGATTTTTAGAAATTATGAAAGCAAGAAGGATTAAATTCCACAAGTATGAACACAACTTGCCATATACTTAGGATCCATTTAGTAAATTGCAAAGTGAAAGTTGAAATGTGAATGTTTCTCAAAActcttttgtctttgttttCATGGATTCAAAAGCTCCATATTCTTTTTGcaagcatttttttttttcattccacTTTTCACTTTTTCGAAAAAAAATGTTGGGTTTTTGGATTCAAATGATACGAACACTTGCTTTTTATGTTTGGAATTAAATCAACCACTACTCAAACAACTTCTAATTTGCTTTTACTtttcacaattaaaatcaaaataagtagAAAGGAATtaagactcctagaacactaagaacataagactcaagcaaaagatgtaaggaaaaataattgacacaaaataaaattcaaaagcggaatttaaagtgcttaatgaataaaaaattgcgGAATTGTAGATGATAGGAATTTAAAGGCTGAAATGAAATTGCTTGAAGGTAAAAGCAAGAATTTAAATGTCCTAGATATTAAAGCGCCGAATTCAACTCAGAGCGAATAAGCACAAAATAACCATGCTTTGAATACCACataatgtgagttgattttaggaatGCACATTTTATTAGTTGCTCTTTGTTTAAGATTTTTGATttagcaattatggtgagaaccctaaaaagattctcactggacacgatcttaaccaagtggttaagtaagtgtgaaagttcacttcaaaaaggaaaagagaaaagaCAATAATTAAGGTGACAAATGATGCAATGGTGcggactccaagatgagtgatgcaagagccaccacttgagatattacccacccaagataagacctagaGTTGCCACTTGCGAtattacccacccaagataagaaCCAAATAACTCAGAGTACTCAgactcacaaattcactcatgcggagtttctttacttcaaattTTAGTATCTAGATGAAAATACATGAGACAAGACACCCTATTTGTAGGAATAAGTGCCTTGGTGGGTAAGATGGGGAGAGGGGTAGAAAAGACATAAGAGGGGGGAGGGGCTAGGGGTTTGACCTAGGTCAATGATGCCCCATAGTcctagcttctagaagctagggcCACCTTCTAACCCTAATGGACTAGACACAaactaaaatgataaatacaccccctattatgctatatTGACCCTACTATACTCAAATTGAAAACAAAGAGACTAGCTGGTGCTCAGCTCCCATGGCTTGGGCTCTGCTCCTGGTAATCCTCTATGGAATGATGGACTCTGAAGCACTGACTAGTGGTGGGTCCTGACCTAGTCCTTGATCCAGTGTCATGCTCTGGGTCATCCTTGTGGAGGGTTGGGCTTGGTCAGGGGATGCTCTATCTCTCAGGTCTTCATCAGCATGACAGTATTGTGtcatttgattgatattgatgcttgtataaaaatagtttatattgaTACTTCACGTGACTATATTTTACACAAATTCAAGCAAAAGCACTCTATCCAATGAGAGATAAGTACTTCCAACTATCAGGATGTTGCCCAAAGAAAGGAAAAGAATTTAATGCATGCATGGATAATATTTAATGCCTTTTCTATATCAAAGCTTGTTCGCAAGAAAGATGATTAAGTGAGTTTGAAGCTTCTTAACGGtcaaaaaaagaataaaaagtatTCTTTGTCACCCTTATATAAACCCATCCTTCAAGAAGAAAAGTAGAAGAGTTTGATTTGTCAAAATTCTAAAACGTTGCCAGCATCTTTTTGTGTCCTAAATAGCTTTGTAAGAACAATGTTGTGTTCATTTCTAGTGAACTAGTCAAAGTTCTTATCCTTTAAACTAAGAAAGATGCAATCCCTCTCTAGTAAGAAAGCCTTGTGATCTTTGGAATCACACCCTAGACAATTTCTTTGTCTTAAGCCAAAAGTGACTTGTTTACAGAATGCTCATTTGAAGCCATGAGTGACTTTGTTGTTGAAAGAATACTCGTGCTAGCGAATAATGGCTTATTGCCAAATAGTACTTTTACGGGCTAGTTAAGAGTGACTATGAGTTGTAAGAATACTCTTATAATTTCCAGTGGTAGTCTGCTAATGGAGCTCAAACAATTGTCTGAGAACTGTAATAGTATGCGCTATCAGACAAACTAGTACAAAAACATCCTGAGTAATTTCTTTTCCTATCTCGATATATTGCATGGTATATCTGTTCCATTAGCTCAAAGAAGGAAAGATTTTCAAACTcactttttgaaaatatttgtcAGTTAGTTTAACTAAGAAAAATTATTGTCCGACTGTGCTCATTTAGACGATATTTGCAAGAAACTgtcaaaagttttaaaagatAATTCAACACTCATGTTTGTTACTATTTTTCACATGTATTAAGTAAAGAATTGTGTTTTAATTGAGATCTCTGATATCATctatgatctaagtcacatgaACTACAACATCAAGTGGTGAGAATACCTATTATGAGTTTTAGgtatcaatttattttaaatatattttgatccATGTAGTCGAGATATTTATACCTAAGTACTAAAACatgttaataataaatgtttaatCTTCTAAAAGACGtaattagatattttttatgGATATCAATGTATAGAttcatgtttatatatatatatatatatatatatatatatatatatatatattgtaccgGTATGGCTGAGAGGCCGAGACctgagaagacttggccgagaggctgagaccttagaagacttggccgagaggccgaggggccgagaccttagaaggctTGGCCGAGAGGCTTAGACCTtggaagacttggccgagacggccgaggggccgagaccttagaagacttgccCGAGGGGCCGAGACGTTAGAAGatttggccgagaggccgagacgaccgagaggccgagaccttagaagacttggccgagacgaccgagaccaCTGGAacatggccgatggccgacccatgcCATGATGATTTGGCCAATGAAAGACCCCTATTacagttaacgctcaaaccaagatcagtgaagttaatctatcattaagaattaggtaatgcaaaccTAAGAGGTGTCCACCTCGATAaatgggcccaacaaggtaggcccactagaataatataaatagtacgcatcccaaggagtaaggtatgtcatttatcactctgagagctgaccacccgctttactgacttgagcgtcggagtgccttcgcaggtacccccaccatccggtgttcagccGAGGCCGAgggccgaaggagaagcaggaggacgaaGAGAACCTCAGTTCACTACCCAGtcacctgaccgaccgaaggaaggagaagaagacttcaacagttctctaggtcccatctccctagcaggaacaattggcgcccaccgtggggccgagggaaactagctgaaggaaaaaagtagatggtttcaacaagaagcatggaaAGAATGACTGAAGCCGACCAAACAATGCTGCTGCTGTCTCTCCAGAGGGAGATGGCCGAGATGCGAAGAAAGGCCGAGGAGGCCGCTCAGAAAAATGAGCAAGAGCTGCAAGTTCTCCGCAGGGAGAACGAAGATATGAGAAAGAAGCTGGGGGAGGGAGGACCCTCTGTCATACCGACGAACGTGGTCGGCAAGTCCTACACCTCTCCCTCCAACCCGGATGTGGCCGAGGGGACGAGAGGCCGACCCCCTCCCCGCGAGACTGAGATGGGCGACGAGTCGTGCCTAATCAGGTCCACCCGGACGACCCCGACGACCGACCCGAACCGCCGACATCCCTTTACAAACAACATCATCGAAGTCCCACTTCCTGAGAAGTGGAAGTGTTTCAACCGAGACCGATACGACGggtcgaccgacccggacgagcatatggACGCCTACACAACCCATGAGTCTCTACACCTCGGACGACGTCGTCTTGTGCCGAGTGTTCCCCACATCCTTGAAGGGTGCAGCCCTTagttggttcaccaagctcTCACCCAACTCCATCGACAGCTTTGCCACGCTCGTCGCAAAGTTTGAAACGCAGTTCGCGACCAGCCGACCGCACCATCTAACCTTCATCGCTCTGGTAGGCATTCGccaggagaagggagagtcgcTGAGAACCTTCGTGGATAGGTTCAGTAAAGTGGTGATGAGCATCCAGAATCTGAGTCCGGACGTCgccatgcaccacatgctgacgGCCCTGCGTCCGGGGCCCTTTGCCGACAACCTGTGCATGCAGCCGGCCGACAGCCTGGACGAGCTGAGAAAGAGAGCTGCTAAGTACATGCAGCTGGAAGAGCTAAGAGAATTCCGTAACCAGGCCCGTGCCGAGGCCGGTGGAGAGAAAAACAAGGAAGAGAAGAATCGTCAGGGGCGGCCGGGTCAAAGGAACGACCGATCTGGTTCTCAAGTTATACACCCCTGACGACCAAGCGGGGGAGGATTTTGGACGAAGCCCTCAACGCTGAGCTAATCCCTCCCCCAAGGAAGGTGGCCAGCCCAAATAACGCCGACCAGAGGAAGCAATGTCGGTACCACCAAAACACCAGACACTCAACCGACGAGTGTCAGGCCCTTAAGGATAAGATCGAGGAACTTATCCAGGCTGGGCATCTCCGTCGTTTCGTCAGGAATGGCCGAGACCATCCCGGCCGGGCGGATCCACCCAGGCGGACGAAATGACCGAGATAACAGACGCGAGCGACAACTTGCGAGGGCCGACCCCCCTCAAAGAGACGATCCCCCCAGGGAGGCCGATAGAAGAGGTAACCGAGAAGTTATCAACACTATAGCCGGCGGCTTCGCCGGGGGAGGAAGCACAAACAACGCTCGGAAGAAACACCTCTGGGCGGTACACCAGGTCAACGCAGTGGCATTCCGGCCgaggatgccacccatcacCTTCACGGACGAAGACTCAAAGGGCGTAGACTACCGCCAGGAGGACGAGGCCGATGGTCCAGTTACTCCGAAAGGGCAAAAAATTCGTCTGGGACGACCAATGTGGGGAAATCTTCAAACAATTCAAGGAGTTCCTCACATCCCCGGCCGTCATCTAGAAGCCGAGGCCCGACAACCCAATCCTGGTATATCTAGCAGCCCCGGAAGAAGCAGTCAGCGCTGCCCTAGTGCAGGAAGCCGAGGGCGAGGAGCGACCCGTATACTATGTTAGCCGAACCCTCCACTCGGCCGAGACCCGATATCAGATGATTGAGAAGGAGGCTCTCGCACTCGTCCTCACGGCAAGGCGGATGCGCCCCTATTTCCAAAATCACTCCATAACTGTAAGAACCGACtaccctatttttaaaattttatctaaaccggACCTTGCAGGGAGGATGATAGGATGGTCGGTCGAACTCTCCGAGTTCGACATACGCTATGAGCCGAGGAGCGCCATCAAGTCTCAATGCTTGGCCGACTTCTCGGCCGCCCGACTGCCTGCTTgttcgattaacatcgcaagtgccgacctgccgaacgcccgcttgctcgattaacatcgcaagtgccggcctgccGAACGCCCTCTTGCTCGATTAGCATCACAAGTATTGGCCGACCGACTTCCCGCTTGCTCGACTATCATCGCAAGTAATGGTCGGCCGCCCActacacttgctcgattaacatcgcaagtaatAGCTGGCCACCTATCCTTAGTTGTTCGATTAAAGATCACAAttaaatggccgatcgcccgtTCTTGTTCGATTAAAATCACAATTAAAAGGCCGACCGCCCAAATCCAACTTATTTGATCACACCTAGGGTCACGTCACACCTCGAGAAATGGAATAGCCGCACGATCAAGGGAAACCGACCGACACCCATCATTAAAGACTCATCGGACATATGTAACACATCTGCccttgagcctggggggcaagtgtaccggtatggccaagaggccgagacctgagaagacttggccgagaggctgagaccttagaagacttggccgagaggccgaggggccgagaccttagaaggctTGGCCGAGACCTTGGAAGGCTTGGCCGAGACGGCCGAGGGGCCGAGACTTTAGAAGACTTGCCCGAGGGGCCGAGAcgttagaagacttggccgagaggccaagacgaccgagaggccgagaccttagaagacttggccgagacgaccgagaccaCTGGAacatggccgatggccgacccatgcCATGatgatttggccgatggccgacccctATTAtagttaacgctcaaaccaagatcagtgaagttaatctatcattaagaattaggtaatgcaaaccTAAGAGGTGTCCACCTCGATAaatgggcccaacaaggtaggcccactagaataatataaatagtacgcatcccaaggagtaaggtatgtcatttatcactctgagagctgaccacccgctttactgacttgagcgtcggagtgccttcgcaggtacccccaccatccggtgttcagccGAGGCCGAgggccgaaggagaagcaggaggacgaaGAGAACCTCAGTTCACTACCCAGtcacctgaccgaccgaaggaaggagaagaagacttcaacagttctctaggtcccatcttcCTAgcaggaatatatatatatatatattaattgatGATGGATTCATTTGActtgtaaatttataattatgacGAACTTTAAATGGAGTtgttagtttattttaataatttaccTTCTATATATTGTTTGTATTATAATCTACTATGATTATATTGTGCATGAGTAGATGCATGTACATATTCTAGAATCGTATCtagaagagaataaaaaaatagtctaatttccttttcttaattaatatatatatatatatatattttgttacgcttaattttcttttaaaaaactaaatattttgtACTATTgggtttatattatttatacaaATTCATTTGTTCAACCAGCATCTCAAATCTTTATATTAGAATAAGATACTATAGTTcaatttgaaaaagagaaaatagaaaGAGACTGATTTCAAAGTTCGATCCTCAATACTCCTTCTGTccgattttatattttttttgttaatttcatAACAAGtattacaaaaaatttaaatgcatAATCTTTCATATTAATTTCAATACTTTTCATATATTGTTTTGTTCTACTTTATCCGTCTAcaataaatgtataaaaatatcaaaatttaaggCATTGATATTGTATGACAATTAATTTGGAACAATGTTCTTGTGCCAAAACATTgaacaaaatgaaatttaagGGATGTAGATTTAAAGTTTCATCAAATTGAGATCATCCTTGTTTTACATCTTTTAGTGTTTATGAAAAAGAAATCCTTTCTTTTTgacaaaaaagaaagaaaaagaaaagtaagggacaaaaataatgaagaaaaaaaagtagtaaaattttgttcaaaaagtataaaaaaaagtcaacaaaataaaaagggaaaaaattagaaagaattcaagaaatgataaaagaaaatatattaacgAAATTAATAAAtcatacaataataataaaagcatCAATAATTTGACATTAAATTAGTGTGTAATAAATAGGATAAAACTAACCTACAGTATCCTAGGTTTGTTGGTACtttcctaaaataaaatttaaaattgtaagTCTTATATAATAGATAAGTGAAAGTATAAGTTTGTTACTAAGTTACTCTTAGTAGATAAAACTTTAGACTCaaacaaaatcaaacaaaattaatggTATGAGTCTTCTATAATACTCAATTTGAcacattacttttttttattcaacaaTGATGGAGAAACTCATTGGTGATGACGTCAAGGTAATTACAGCTGGAGGAGATAAACAATCATTTGTTTGAGTTGTTCATGAATCATACTTAAGTATTTGTCATGGTGAAATAAACTAGTGTGTAGGTATCAGGTACAACTACTACTAAGTGTAGAGTATACTTAGAcatggttttttatttttgttttttaattggcaataagtaattaaattaaaaagataaaatttcataataaaacAATGCACCAGCATTAAATCAAGTACATAAATACTAAGgatttttttacttttggtACTAAGTATAGTAGAGACATCAATACTTATCTAGGCAGTAATAAACATATCTTGATTGATGGTAGTTTGAATGTTACGTACCGCATTTTATGGTTAattttttggattatgtaaaaATCATAACCTGATTGTAATAGAATTGAAATATCCTCAAATTGTTCTATTctatttattcattcttttaCTCATTAAAAATATGACCAACACACTATTCAGATTCAACCCTTCTACgaaatttttcttcttaaattTTAGAACTACTTGGATACCAAATATAGTCTATATAAAGGGAAATATCTTAGATAATTCAATGCATGCAACAAACATAGTTTCTACTGAGTTTTCATATGTTGGCAAGCTTATTCAAAAAGACAATTTTCCCAATTTAAGAGTTGGTTAAGTCTTTGATCTGTTGACCAATGCAACAACCTCTTTCCTCCCCATAATGAAGTACATCTTCTCTCCTTAAGCATCCTCAGATGGCAAAAACATAGCGAAATCACGAACAAGATCATGGTGACcctcaaaaagtttttcaaccTAGGGAAGtccaacatatatatatatgattaagggaatgagaaagaaaaagaaatgaagaagaaaaaaaaaatcaatttgtcaAAACAAATACATAGACAACACTTGCCTCATGGTATACTTCACCAACTGACATGCCATATTTGTTCCTATCAGTTAATATCTTTACAAATGCCTTGTAGGTATCATTTGTGTCTTCAAATCGATCCTGCATGAAAACAAACCAATCAAACTACCAAAATATTGAACTTGTTCAATTTAGATTAGCACACAAAGAATATCTTATATTAAAAGCATAGGTTAATAGCATGTATgtgtatataataaatatagagTGAAAGTTAACAAATTTTTTACCTTAACCTTCTGCACATATCTGATAGCATCTTCCAACTGGACTGGACCCTTAGGTAGAAGAAGGATTTCATATCCCTTTGGCAGAAAGTTGTTAAATCCATAAATGAGATCATGGTGGCCTTTAAGAAATTCCTCCACTTTTTCTACCACACTCCCAACACTCATTCTACAAAATGAACAAGATATAATAAATCAATATGTTCTAAGAAAATCAAAACTCTCTCTCTCCTAATAAAACACGACAACAGAAAACGGAAGAGGTGGAGAAATGGTGATATATTATTATGTGAAGAATTGAAGGAAAAAATGTTCTTCAACTTGATCCAACCTATGAACTCTATAATCGTTTATGATCTCCAAAAACTCCACGAACTTTTCCTTGTCTTCAAATCTCATCCGCACTTCTTCTAAATATAACACGGCTTCCAATTTTTTCATGTTATTTTCACCTCTACTCATTGTTTGATATCCGAACACTGCCTCAGCATCAAAACCAAGAACAAACCAATTCAAATAATCATCATCACAAACTTATATATGATTTCAATTTCTTCTTTTAGATGTTAGACAgttcaaatttttcttactaCCACTTGAAGAGAAGTATTATGATAATAAACAAAGCTATATTCTTATAATTTGATCCctacaatatttttatatacaattaattacataattagcagctaatttttaaacaattaattaaaataatatgttgTATATAATTCTTGGAATACCAACTTGAATaaccttgttttttttttttggaaaagaatataaatgaattaaaaaggAGACACCTTAGGGATGTCACTATCCTTATACAAATACCACCATGTTGCTAACCAGAGTAAGAAAATCCAAATTCAAATTACACCAGTACCCATACCAGAAAGAAAAAGTTCTTGTTAAAATGTCTAACAAAGTTAAACCTGCTCATCAAAGATTTAAACAATACAATTACAGCATAGATCATATTTGGACTTCAACCACCCTACAAAAATCTTTGCTAAAAAAACTTTTTGGATCAGTACCAATTCCTTCAAAGATAACCTAAAAAAAATACTCTAAAAGAAACTTGAATAaccaaaacaataaaataaaataaaagtggaTTATAGAATGAATAGTCGATAATTTGACTACTAATATAACCAAAACAAAATACACTAAACTTGAATCTATGAAAAGATAAGGATCTACATGTGAAAAGTACTATCCTCATAAAAAAATCCAAGTTCAACATCTTTCTTTTCCACTTACTCCTAAGTTCACCCTATTTTTGTTAACATTCACCCCTTtcccataaaaaaatttaaattaagattCAAGTAAAGAGAGCATACCTTTCATCACAGCCTGGAATAAGGAAAACAAGTACATCCGGAAGGAATTTGAATCCAGTTAACTCAGACAAGTATAAATTAATTCTACAAATCAAtctgataaaaatatatattagagGTACACAAactaaaacattaattaatatattaaatatttcattaaaaagaTTAAAGTATTTAATGCATACatgaatatttaatttaatgctAATAAATActaactttaaaatattaattaatactttacatttaaaatattaatgcaTTAATAAATATAGTCAAGAAAAAACAGTTTTCTTTTCGAAAAATAGTGCTACCCATTAATGAtaacttattaataataattttaaaaaagtattatatGGTTTTCAAACACTAATAgaatttttcatatttcataGGACTTCGAAAAATATACATGGAAATTCcttatattttaattcttataagaAAAATCCACAGTCTCAAAAGAATTATTgtagtaaaagttttaaataaattttatgaacTTATATAGACTTAATAGGTATTTAGTACTAATAAAATTACActactactagaaaatcattaaataaaaatcaaattttagacacaaaaaataattagttgtatattgactaaattagatactatttcaGAGACTAGAcaaattattggtatataaattagtttctattattaataaataatttttaaatttgtatctaatta encodes:
- the LOC137839043 gene encoding paired amphipathic helix protein Sin3-like 1 yields the protein MYLFSLFQAVMKVFGYQTMSRGENNMKKLEAVLYLEEVRMRFEDKEKFVEFLEIINDYRVHRMSVGSVVEKVEEFLKGHHDLIYGFNNFLPKGYEILLLPKGPVQLEDAIRYVQKVKDRFEDTNDTYKAFVKILTDRNKYGMSVGEVYHEVEKLFEGHHDLVRDFAMFLPSEDA
- the LOC137839042 gene encoding uncharacterized protein, encoding MSLYTSDDVVLCRVFPTSLKGAALSWFTKLSPNSIDSFATLVAKFETQFATSRPHHLTFIALVGIRQEKGESLRTFVDRFSKVVMSIQNLSPDVAMHHMLTALRPGPFADNLCMQPADSLDELRKRAAKYMQLEELREFRNQARAEAGGEKNKEEKNRQGRPGQRNDRSGSQVIHP